Proteins co-encoded in one Capnocytophaga ochracea DSM 7271 genomic window:
- a CDS encoding acetyl-CoA carboxylase carboxyltransferase subunit alpha, translating to MEYLDFEQPIKELEEQMEKCQVIGNESDVDMTDACKKIEKKLNQVKKEVYGNLTAWQRVQISRHLERPYTLDYINSLAGNTFLELHGDRTVKDDKAMIGGFGKIDDQSFLFIGQQKGVNTKMRQYRNFGMANPEGYRKALRLMKQAEKFNIPIVSFVDTPGAFPGIEAEERGQGEAIARNILEMSRLKVPVIVFIIGEGASGGALGIGVGDKVYMLENTWYSVISPESCSSILWRSWEYKKEAAEALKLTAPDMKKLKLIDEIIKEPLGGAHRDREMMFATVRKVILDTYKDLKKLPTDKLVEKRMNKYLAMGVFSEK from the coding sequence ATGGAATATTTAGATTTTGAACAACCTATTAAAGAGCTTGAAGAACAGATGGAAAAGTGTCAGGTCATCGGTAATGAAAGTGATGTGGATATGACTGATGCTTGCAAGAAGATAGAAAAGAAACTCAACCAAGTAAAGAAGGAAGTTTATGGTAATCTTACGGCGTGGCAACGAGTGCAAATCTCTCGTCACTTAGAGAGACCTTATACTCTTGACTATATCAACTCACTTGCAGGAAACACTTTTTTGGAACTTCACGGCGACCGTACAGTGAAAGACGATAAGGCGATGATAGGAGGTTTTGGAAAGATAGATGACCAGAGTTTTTTGTTTATTGGTCAGCAAAAAGGAGTAAATACTAAGATGCGACAATATCGCAATTTTGGTATGGCAAACCCCGAAGGGTATCGCAAAGCCTTGCGATTGATGAAACAAGCTGAAAAGTTTAACATTCCTATAGTGAGTTTTGTAGACACGCCAGGAGCTTTCCCTGGTATTGAAGCTGAAGAACGCGGACAAGGAGAAGCTATTGCTCGCAATATATTGGAGATGTCACGTTTAAAAGTGCCTGTAATAGTGTTTATCATAGGCGAAGGAGCTTCGGGAGGAGCGCTAGGTATCGGTGTAGGTGATAAAGTGTATATGCTTGAAAATACTTGGTATTCGGTAATATCGCCAGAGTCTTGTTCCTCTATATTATGGCGTAGCTGGGAGTACAAAAAAGAAGCTGCTGAAGCACTAAAACTCACCGCTCCTGATATGAAGAAGTTAAAACTGATAGATGAGATTATTAAAGAACCACTCGGGGGGGCACATCGCGATCGCGAAATGATGTTTGCTACTGTTCGCAAAGTGATATTGGACACTTATAAGGATTTGAAGAAGCTTCCCACCGATAAATTGGTTGAAAAACGAATGAACAAGTACCTCGCGATGGGGGTGTTCAGTGAGAAGTAA
- the dnaB gene encoding replicative DNA helicase: MNETENTSVPEIVPAIQPFSRTQVSLERGKLPPQDLNLEEAILGAMLIDKKGVDDVIDILNPEVFYKKQHQLIYQAIFELFNESEAIDLLTVAEQLRKNGNLEAVGGEFYLINLTQRVSSSANVEFHARIILQKFIKRKLIEISSEIIEDAYDDTRDVFDSLDSAEQKLYEVTQGNLKRSSEAAGDLVIKALKKIQDLSNKTDGFSGVPSGFTKLDQLTSGWQASDLIIVAARPGMGKTALTLSMARNIAVGQGIPVAFFSLEMSSVQLITRLISSETGLSSEKLRTGKLEEHEWYVLNTKVKDLEKAPLFIDDTPSISIFDLRAKARRLSTQHGIQLIIIDYLQLMTAGGSKGVGNREQEISTISRNLKALAKELNIPVIALSQLSRNVESRPGQQKRPQLSDLRESGAIEQDADIVSFIYRPEYYKITEWDDESGTPTAGQAEFIVAKHRNGGLDSIRLKFEGHLGRFANLEEYDSGSYLPMGTQEFVSKMNENVAFETVPTANPEQAFGAPSTASTEDDIPY; this comes from the coding sequence ATGAACGAAACAGAAAACACATCAGTACCAGAAATTGTTCCTGCAATACAACCATTCTCGCGAACACAAGTGAGTTTAGAGCGAGGAAAGCTCCCTCCACAAGACCTCAATCTTGAAGAAGCTATCTTGGGAGCTATGCTCATTGACAAGAAAGGCGTTGATGATGTGATAGATATACTCAACCCTGAAGTTTTTTATAAAAAGCAACATCAACTTATCTATCAAGCTATCTTTGAACTTTTCAACGAATCGGAAGCTATCGACCTGCTTACGGTGGCAGAACAACTTCGCAAAAATGGCAATTTGGAGGCGGTGGGAGGAGAGTTTTACCTTATTAATCTCACCCAACGAGTATCATCATCTGCTAACGTAGAATTTCACGCGCGTATTATTTTACAGAAGTTCATCAAGCGCAAGCTCATTGAAATTTCTTCGGAAATTATAGAAGACGCTTACGACGATACTCGCGATGTGTTTGATTCGTTGGACAGTGCTGAGCAGAAGCTCTATGAAGTAACACAAGGTAACCTAAAACGTTCCAGTGAAGCAGCGGGAGATTTGGTGATAAAAGCACTCAAGAAAATACAAGACCTCTCTAATAAAACTGATGGGTTTAGTGGAGTACCTTCGGGCTTTACCAAGCTTGACCAACTCACCTCAGGTTGGCAAGCGAGCGACCTTATTATCGTAGCGGCACGCCCAGGTATGGGGAAAACAGCCCTCACGCTTTCTATGGCAAGAAATATAGCAGTAGGGCAGGGGATACCCGTAGCGTTTTTCTCGTTGGAAATGTCGTCGGTACAGCTTATTACGCGTTTGATTTCCTCAGAAACAGGTTTGTCGTCAGAGAAATTGCGTACAGGGAAGTTGGAAGAGCACGAGTGGTATGTGCTAAATACTAAGGTGAAAGACCTAGAAAAAGCTCCTCTTTTTATAGATGATACGCCTTCTATATCAATTTTTGACCTCCGAGCTAAAGCGCGCCGACTCTCTACACAGCACGGCATTCAGCTAATTATTATTGATTACTTACAGTTGATGACGGCAGGAGGTAGCAAAGGAGTGGGTAACCGCGAGCAAGAGATTTCTACAATTTCTCGTAACTTAAAAGCTCTTGCAAAAGAGTTGAACATACCCGTAATAGCGCTTTCACAGCTTTCGCGTAATGTGGAATCACGTCCTGGACAGCAAAAGCGTCCGCAGTTATCCGACTTACGTGAATCAGGAGCTATTGAGCAAGACGCCGATATTGTATCGTTTATCTACCGTCCTGAATACTATAAAATTACAGAATGGGACGACGAATCAGGAACACCTACCGCTGGACAAGCTGAATTTATTGTGGCTAAACACCGCAATGGAGGTTTGGATAGTATCCGATTGAAGTTTGAAGGACATTTGGGAAGGTTTGCTAACTTAGAGGAATACGACAGTGGAAGCTATTTACCTATGGGAACACAAGAATTTGTTTCGAAGATGAATGAAAATGTAGCTTTTGAAACAGTGCCTACTGCCAATCCGGAGCAGGCTTTTGGTGCACCTTCAACAGCTTCAACCGAAGACGATATACCTTACTAA
- a CDS encoding DUF4328 domain-containing protein: MLRDNTTRAKNAIIMLWISFAFLFIFLISDIFELYIIREFLVGEIDDELFARAELSDTFSGIVGILWLVIFIIMSILFLMWFRRAYYNLHQLKNNLSYTDGWAVGSWFIPFANWVLPYRIMKEIYDSTRNLFIQRGDIQPKLPTNFVTIWWTISIISSVVNYFVFRASMLDDPTIEMSYTTSIINVIGTLLLIISLFLCIKVVKDYAKVEPLLSNLQKDKTNTNNL; encoded by the coding sequence ATGTTAAGAGATAATACTACCCGTGCTAAGAATGCCATAATAATGTTGTGGATATCCTTTGCTTTTTTATTCATATTTCTGATTTCAGATATTTTTGAACTATATATTATTAGAGAGTTCCTTGTAGGTGAAATAGATGACGAATTGTTTGCAAGAGCTGAACTGAGTGATACTTTCTCAGGTATAGTAGGTATTTTGTGGCTTGTGATATTCATTATAATGAGTATTCTTTTTTTGATGTGGTTCAGGCGCGCTTATTACAACTTGCACCAACTGAAAAATAACCTCTCATATACCGATGGTTGGGCAGTAGGGAGTTGGTTCATTCCTTTTGCTAACTGGGTACTCCCATATCGCATAATGAAAGAAATATACGATAGTACTCGCAATCTTTTCATACAAAGGGGAGACATACAACCCAAACTACCTACTAATTTTGTAACCATTTGGTGGACGATTTCAATTATTTCTTCTGTAGTAAATTACTTTGTTTTTAGAGCCTCTATGCTTGATGACCCTACTATCGAGATGTCATATACAACTTCAATTATAAATGTGATTGGTACCCTTTTGTTAATCATTTCCCTTTTTCTATGCATCAAAGTCGTAAAAGATTACGCCAAGGTAGAGCCCTTATTATCCAATCTTCAAAAAGACAAAACTAATACTAATAATTTATGA
- a CDS encoding GH3 auxin-responsive promoter family protein, giving the protein MIKSYISKIFASIVKKKIDRWVKAPIDTQQKVFLSLIEQAKNTAFGRDHHFEEIQTYEDFVARVPIRDYEALRPYIDRVVEGEKDVLWKGKPLYFAKTSGTTSGAKYIPITKDSMPFHIQAARDAILCYIHETKKADFVEGKMIFLQGSPILGEKNGIKTGRLSGIVAHYVPAYLQRNRMPSYKTNCIEDWETKVEAIVTETFSENMTLISGIPSWVLMYFERLYTRSGIKVGKLFPNFNLFIYGGVNYEPYRQQFEHLIGRKVDSIELYPASEGFFAYQDSQTEKGMLLLLNSGIFYEFVEADTFFSDAPKRVALQDVQLGVNYVLIISTNAGLWGYNIGDTVQFTSLAPYRIVVTGRIKHFISAFGEHVIGKEVEEAMREGLEATGARITEFTVAPQVNPVGGELPYHEWFVEFEQKPTDMKRFAQVIDEALQKQNMYYYDLIQGKVLQPLKITEVPESGFASYMKSQGKLGGQNKIQRLANDRSLVERLVKS; this is encoded by the coding sequence ATGATTAAATCATATATATCCAAAATATTTGCCTCTATCGTTAAAAAAAAGATAGACCGCTGGGTTAAAGCTCCAATAGACACACAACAAAAAGTATTCCTGTCGCTTATAGAACAAGCCAAAAATACGGCTTTTGGGCGTGACCATCATTTTGAGGAAATCCAAACGTATGAAGATTTTGTTGCCCGCGTGCCTATACGCGATTATGAAGCCTTGCGTCCTTATATCGATAGGGTAGTGGAAGGCGAAAAAGATGTGCTATGGAAAGGCAAACCGCTCTATTTTGCCAAGACTTCAGGGACTACCAGCGGGGCGAAGTATATCCCTATTACCAAAGACTCGATGCCCTTCCATATTCAGGCAGCACGTGATGCGATTTTATGTTATATACACGAGACTAAAAAAGCCGATTTTGTAGAAGGAAAGATGATTTTCTTGCAAGGAAGTCCTATTTTAGGTGAAAAAAACGGCATTAAAACAGGACGACTTTCGGGCATCGTGGCACACTATGTGCCTGCTTATTTGCAGCGCAATCGTATGCCTTCGTATAAAACCAACTGTATAGAAGATTGGGAGACCAAAGTAGAAGCGATTGTTACCGAAACTTTTTCTGAAAATATGACTCTCATCAGCGGGATACCTTCGTGGGTGCTGATGTACTTCGAGCGATTGTACACGCGCTCTGGTATTAAAGTAGGAAAACTGTTTCCTAATTTCAACTTGTTTATTTATGGAGGGGTGAACTACGAGCCTTATCGCCAACAATTTGAGCACCTCATCGGGCGCAAAGTGGATAGCATAGAACTCTATCCCGCCAGCGAGGGATTCTTTGCCTATCAAGATAGTCAGACAGAGAAAGGAATGCTCTTATTGCTCAATTCGGGTATTTTTTACGAGTTTGTAGAAGCTGATACTTTCTTCAGTGATGCTCCCAAACGAGTGGCTTTGCAGGACGTACAATTGGGGGTGAACTATGTACTCATTATTTCTACCAATGCCGGCCTTTGGGGTTACAACATAGGCGACACGGTGCAATTTACTTCGCTTGCGCCTTACCGCATCGTAGTTACAGGGCGCATTAAGCATTTTATTTCGGCTTTTGGCGAACACGTGATTGGCAAAGAAGTGGAAGAGGCAATGCGCGAGGGGTTAGAGGCTACAGGAGCGCGTATCACAGAATTTACGGTCGCTCCTCAGGTAAATCCGGTAGGAGGTGAATTGCCTTATCACGAGTGGTTTGTAGAATTTGAGCAAAAACCTACTGATATGAAACGCTTTGCCCAAGTGATAGATGAGGCGTTACAAAAACAGAATATGTACTACTACGACCTCATACAAGGTAAAGTACTCCAACCACTCAAAATTACCGAAGTTCCCGAAAGCGGTTTTGCTTCTTATATGAAGTCGCAAGGAAAACTCGGCGGACAGAATAAAATACAGCGATTGGCGAATGATAGAAGCCTTGTGGAGCGATTAGTTAAAAGTTAA
- the aspA gene encoding aspartate ammonia-lyase, with protein MTKFRTESDLIGDLQVPADAYYGVQTQRAIENFRITGTKMGDYPEFVKAIGYVKLAAAQTNHALGLLPDELLKPISEACKEVIEGKFNHQFLVDMIQGGAGTSVNMNANEVIANRALEIMGYPRGDYQHCSPNDHVNQSQSTNDAYPTTVKLAVIKMNETLIKRLSLLIEAFRKKGKEFADVIKMGRTQLQDAVPMTLGQEFEAFAANLEEEIARLQSNAKLFLEINMGGTAIGTGLNAPKGYAKLCAENLAKLTGEAFVTASNLVEATPDTGSYVIYSSALKRMAVKLSKICNDLRLLSSGPRAGLNEINLPKMQPGSSIMPGKVNPVIPEVVNQVCFKVIGNDLTVTFAAEAGQLQLNVMEPVLCQCIIESIVFLERAIDTLRTKCIEGITANREVCLNMVKHSIGIVTALNPHIGYKNSTKIAKEALETGKSVYNLVLEHGLLSKDKLDEILDPKNMLGV; from the coding sequence ATGACAAAATTTAGAACAGAATCCGACCTTATCGGCGACTTGCAAGTGCCCGCCGATGCTTATTATGGCGTACAAACACAACGCGCCATCGAAAACTTCCGCATTACAGGAACTAAAATGGGTGATTACCCTGAGTTTGTAAAAGCTATTGGTTATGTAAAACTCGCCGCAGCTCAAACAAACCACGCTTTGGGATTACTCCCCGACGAACTACTCAAACCTATTTCTGAGGCTTGCAAAGAAGTAATCGAGGGGAAGTTTAACCATCAGTTCCTCGTAGATATGATTCAAGGAGGGGCTGGTACTTCGGTGAATATGAACGCTAATGAAGTAATAGCCAATCGCGCCTTGGAAATTATGGGGTATCCTCGCGGTGATTACCAACACTGCTCTCCTAACGACCACGTGAATCAATCACAGTCTACAAACGACGCTTACCCTACTACTGTAAAGTTAGCTGTTATCAAGATGAACGAAACGCTCATCAAGCGCCTATCATTGCTCATTGAGGCTTTTCGGAAGAAAGGTAAAGAGTTCGCCGATGTAATAAAAATGGGTCGTACCCAGTTGCAAGATGCCGTACCTATGACGCTTGGTCAAGAATTTGAAGCTTTTGCAGCCAACCTCGAAGAAGAAATCGCCCGCTTGCAAAGCAACGCCAAGCTCTTCTTGGAAATCAATATGGGAGGTACCGCCATTGGTACAGGACTCAATGCTCCTAAGGGATATGCCAAACTATGTGCCGAAAACTTGGCTAAACTCACAGGCGAAGCCTTCGTTACTGCTTCTAACTTGGTAGAAGCTACCCCTGATACCGGTTCATATGTAATTTATTCCTCTGCGTTAAAACGTATGGCTGTAAAACTCTCTAAGATTTGTAACGACTTGCGTTTGCTCTCTTCAGGACCTCGTGCAGGACTCAACGAAATCAACCTGCCTAAAATGCAACCTGGTTCGTCTATTATGCCCGGCAAAGTAAACCCTGTTATCCCCGAAGTAGTGAACCAAGTGTGCTTCAAAGTGATTGGTAATGACCTTACCGTTACCTTCGCCGCTGAGGCAGGTCAGTTGCAACTCAACGTAATGGAACCCGTGCTCTGCCAGTGCATTATCGAGTCTATCGTATTCTTAGAACGCGCTATCGACACCTTGCGCACCAAGTGTATCGAAGGTATTACCGCCAATCGCGAAGTATGCCTCAATATGGTAAAACACAGTATCGGTATCGTTACAGCGCTAAACCCACATATAGGGTATAAAAATAGCACCAAGATAGCCAAAGAAGCCCTTGAAACAGGTAAGTCAGTGTACAATTTAGTATTAGAACACGGCTTGCTTTCTAAGGATAAGCTAGATGAGATTTTAGACCCCAAGAATATGTTAGGCGTTTAA